The genome window ATGCTGTGGAGCATAACTTGAGAGAATATCTGTAGCCTATTCTCCAAACCATTCGATCCACCTTTGCTTCATTAGGAGAGCATCTTCTTCCAGCACCGGCGATTCGCACAGGATGCGGCCGGTGCATTTCTTTTCATAAAGCGCGGTGAATAATCCTTTCAGGTTCAAATCCGATTCTTCAAGTTTCAGATGGTTTTTTTCCCCTTTCTCGGAATACTCAATACCTGATAAATGAATGTGCAAAGACTGCAACGCATCTGCTCCCAGCGTTTCGGCAACCTGATCAAGTACCCTTAGCCATTCTTCGCGCGTGTTAAGGGCTCCTGTACCGGTACGGGCATGAAGGTGGGCAAAATCCAGGCATGGTTGGACATACTCTGGAAGGGCTTTGCTCATTTCCAGTACATCTTCAAGGGAGCCCAGCATGGCCGATTTTCCCATCGTTTCAGGTCTTAAGGTTACCCGTGTCCCCATCTCTTGCAATTCCCTGACACAGCCTTCGAGGCGTTTAATGGCTTTAGGGAGCACTTCTGAAGGTGGCATGGAAAAATATGAACCAGGATGGAAGATAATATCGGTGGCGCCGGCTAGGGCACCGTAATAGGCTGCATCCATCAGACGCTTGCGCGATTTTTGCCATTCGTTGTCATCGGCATTCAGGTTGATGAAATATGGGGCATGAACACTGATTTGAACATTATACGCTTTGGCAGCCTCTCGAATGGCATGACAGGTTTCTTCAGAAACTCGTACAGATTGAACCCAGCCAAGTTCAAATGCATATAAACCAAGGGAAGCCAGGTGTTGAATTGCCCCCACGCTGCCCCCCGGTTTCTTAGGGGTGGACAGAGGGGCTCCAACGGTACCAAACATAAACGGAATCATAAATCACCTCATGAAAACAGGGGCAATTTTTACCCATAGCGCAGGTCCAAGGATAAAAATCCCAACCAGAACGGCAGTAATAGCAGAAATGAGCACCGCTGCTGCGCCAACATCTTTACCAACTCGCGCCAGGGGGTGGTGGATGGGCATGGCTAAATCCACAACGGCTTCAAGTGCTGTGTTTAGAAATTCAGAGATCCACACCAGAGCAATGGTCAGGATTATCACTGCCCAATCCCTGGCTGGCAAACGCAACACGATACAAACAAGGATGGTCAGCACAGAGACAATTGCATGAATCCACGCATTCCGCTGAGTACGAATAACATACCACCAACCAGAGAAGGCATATCTAAAGGCTCTTAATCTTAGACGAATGAATTCATCCATAACTCATTCTGGAAGCCGCTTAATTTCACATCCCAACTGTTTGAGAATTTCGCTCTGAGTTTTCCACATTTTACTCTTTTCTTCCTCTGTCCCATGGTCATAACCTACCAGATGAAGAATGCCGTGGACAATGAGAAGGATGAGCTCGTTTTCTGTGGAATGCCCGGCTGTTTGGGCTTGTTCCTCTGCTCGCTCATACGAGATGAGAATATCTCCCAGATACTGTCGTTCTGTTTCGGGATCGAAAAAGTCCATCGTAAAGGAAAGCACATCAGTAGGAGCCTCTGTGCCCATAAATTGAGCATTTAAGGATTTGAGGGCTTCGTCATTTTGAATGCTTATCGTGACATCCGAATCGCTGTGATTTTCAACGCGAAGTGTCTCTTCTGCAGCGCGGATTAGAGGTTCCTTGCGTACTAATGCTTCATAGGCCTCATCAACAAAAA of Anaerolinea thermophila UNI-1 contains these proteins:
- a CDS encoding TIM barrel protein, with product MIPFMFGTVGAPLSTPKKPGGSVGAIQHLASLGLYAFELGWVQSVRVSEETCHAIREAAKAYNVQISVHAPYFINLNADDNEWQKSRKRLMDAAYYGALAGATDIIFHPGSYFSMPPSEVLPKAIKRLEGCVRELQEMGTRVTLRPETMGKSAMLGSLEDVLEMSKALPEYVQPCLDFAHLHARTGTGALNTREEWLRVLDQVAETLGADALQSLHIHLSGIEYSEKGEKNHLKLEESDLNLKGLFTALYEKKCTGRILCESPVLEEDALLMKQRWIEWFGE
- a CDS encoding diacylglycerol kinase family protein, with protein sequence MDEFIRLRLRAFRYAFSGWWYVIRTQRNAWIHAIVSVLTILVCIVLRLPARDWAVIILTIALVWISEFLNTALEAVVDLAMPIHHPLARVGKDVGAAAVLISAITAVLVGIFILGPALWVKIAPVFMR
- the ybeY gene encoding rRNA maturation RNase YbeY, with the protein product MIYFFVDEAYEALVRKEPLIRAAEETLRVENHSDSDVTISIQNDEALKSLNAQFMGTEAPTDVLSFTMDFFDPETERQYLGDILISYERAEEQAQTAGHSTENELILLIVHGILHLVGYDHGTEEEKSKMWKTQSEILKQLGCEIKRLPE